One Brassica oleracea var. oleracea cultivar TO1000 chromosome C7, BOL, whole genome shotgun sequence genomic window carries:
- the LOC106303202 gene encoding ATP-dependent DNA helicase Q-like SIM gives MDKLDSCFDEAVMKLVEMGFTKPDAVEAVKAVGKSCGDAVEYLLNRTGGFSSASSLCSTKSNSNKTLGKRALPSSFSSGSMRQSSLFDHFRSVDRNKKKGGSFGTSVVSDPSEEMIKPPPLVFTESSGCSEASSTWEKRVDSILRIRFGISSLKSFQREALSTWVAHKDCLVLAATGSGKSLCFQLPALLTGKVVVVISPLISLMHDQCLKLSTHKVSACFLGSGQLDNRIEQKAMQGMYQIIYVCPETVVRLIKPLQKLAKTHGIALFAIDEAHCVSKWGHDFRPDYRKLSMLRENFCVSSLAFLEYDVPIMALTATATAHVQEDILQSLHLSKETKTVLTSFFRPNLQFSVKHSRTKSAASYAKDFQNLTDLYSGKRKATGKKLAVISLESEGQNDFGYHDAESIHETDNDDDDEEDPENSLAKQNSSNGKEMSEEYLEDETDIFQSVDDWDVACGEFCAMSPCDVLDIPDPSGKQTPDECGHNHSNKAKNLEGPTIIYVPTRKESVNIAKYLCGVGLKAAAYNAKLPKKHLRQVHQEFHEDKLQVVVATIAFGMGIDKKNVRKIIHYGWPQSLEAVGESHTAHPLKNPLYTTVRDNETPKRKETTKRTITSTATSFEVTEESSMEKQRINLSQVRSSLLSVPCSGRDVEP, from the exons GCTGTGATGAAGCTTGTCGAAATGGGTTTTACAAAACCGGATGCTGTGGAAGCTGTAAAAGCTGTAGGGAAGTCATGTGGTGACGCTGTTGAGTATCTTCTGAATAGAACTGGTGGATTCTCTTCTGCTAGTTCACTATGTTCTACAAAGAGTAATAGTAACAAGACCCTTGGCAAGAGAGCTTTGCCCTCTTCGTTTTCCTCCGGTTCAATGCGACAGTCGAGTCTGTTTGACCATTTTAGATCCGTGGATCGGAACAAGAAGAAAGGTGGCAGCTTTGGGACTTCAGTAGTGTCTGATCCTTCAGAAGAGATGATAAAGCCTCCTCCTTTGGTGTTTACTGAGTCAAGTGGTTGCTCAGAGGCTTCATCAACTTGGGAGAAAAGAGTTGATTCCATTCTACGAATCCGGTTTGGTATTTCGTCTCTGAAAAGTTTCCAAAGGGAGGCTTTGTCAACATGGGTTGCTCATAAGGACTGTCTTGTTCTAGCTGCAACAGGATCTG GAAAATCTCTTTGCTTCCAGCTTCCTGCATTACTGACGGGAAAAGTTGTTGTCGTGATCTCGCCATTGATAAGCCTGATGCATGATCAGTGCCTTAAGCTATCAACGCACAAAGTCTCTGCTTGTTTTCTTGGTTCAGGCCAACTTGATAATCGTATAGAACAGAAGGCAATGCAGGGAATGTATCAGATCATATATGTCTGTCCTGAGACAGTGGTTCG ACTGATTAAACCACTCCAGAAGCTTGCCAAAACTCATGGAATTGCTCTTTTTGCTATTGATGAAGCTCATTGCGTATCAAAGTGGGGACATGATTTTCGTCCGGACTATAG GAAACTATCTATGTTGCGGGAAAACTTTTGTGTCAGCAGTTTGGCATTCTTGGAGTATGATGTGCCGATAATGGCATTGACTGCAACAGCCACAGCTCACGTACAGGAAGATATTCTTCAGTCACTTCACCTGTCAAAGGAAACAAAAACTGTTCTCACTTCATTTTTCAGGCCAAATTTGCAATTTTCA GTTAAACATAGTCGAACAAAGTCTGCAGCTTCATATGCAAAAGACTTCCAGAACTTAACTGACTTATACTCTGGAAAGAGAAAGGCTACCGGGAAAAAGCTAGCAGTAATCTCATTAGAGTCAGAGGGGCAGAATGATTTTGGTTATCACGATGCTGAAAGCATTCATGAGACAGATAACGATGATGATGATGAAGAGGATCCGGAGAACTCTTTGGCAAAGCAAAACAGTTCAAATGGGAAAGAAATGTCAGAAGAGTATCTGGAAGATGAGACCGACATCTTCCAGAGTGTTGACGATTGGGATG TTGCTTGTGGCGAGTTCTGTGCAATGTCTCCTTGTGATGTCCTGGATATTCCTGATCCTTCCGGAAAGCAGACACCTGACGAATGTGGACACAATCATAGTAACAAGGCGAAGAATCTTGAAGGACCGACAATTATTTACGTTCCTACAAGAAAGGAGAGTGTAAACATTGCAAAGTATCTCTGTGGGGTTGGACTGAAGGCTGCAGCTTATAATGCAAAG TTGCCAAAAAAACATCTGAGACAAGTTCACCAAGAATTTCACGAAGATAAGCTGCAG GTTGTTGTTGCCACAATTGCGTTTGGAATGGGAATTGACAAGAAAAATGTCCGGAAAATCATCCATTATGGTTGGCCGCAG AGCTTGGAAGCTGTTGGGGAAAGTCACACGGCGCA TCCACTCAAAAATCCACTATATACAACGGTTAGAGACAATGAAACGCCCAAGAGAAAGGAAACCACGAAGAGAACGATCACGTCAACAGCAACGTCCTTTGAAGTTACAGAAGAATCTTCCATGGAAAAGCAAAGAATAAACCTCTCTCAA GTTCGTTCTTCTTTGCTCTCAGTCCCATGTTCAGGCAGAGACGTCGAGCCATAG